In Gossypium arboreum isolate Shixiya-1 chromosome 5, ASM2569848v2, whole genome shotgun sequence, a single genomic region encodes these proteins:
- the LOC108451283 gene encoding uncharacterized protein LOC108451283 — translation MMERDLITQDSKERPKEVRRYCEFHANGGHDIQECSKFRSIVQNLMDNKEIKFYEEIEGSKEGEVYASKKRTTEEAQRVNHPVVIISRPKNNEAGVQMVPRVIIQKPVSFPYKDSKMVPWNYDYNVMIPGRESSANVSRENQNIGFYTRSGRRYDPASTETKTVKEKTPIAEQRKEKTVRFESPINKPVTEKEAREFLKFLKHSEYSVVEQLHKQPARISVLALLLSSETHRSALMKVLNETYVTNDISVNKLDRLVNNISTDNFIFFNDDEIPPGGMGSTKALHITTRCKGHTLPGVLIDNGSALNVLPLFTLKRLPVDSSHMKTCQNIGRAFDATERKAVDSLGEAIRHRRIELKFITEGRLVTINVEEDIIASVTSDAPYVGTDDEAIECSFRSLEFVNATFIVERNKVPVPKISKTTKIGLLLTVGKGAVPRKGFGRNLQGRIKAPMLTDKQDRFGLGYKPDARQRKKEIEKKQERRRVRLNGEEVK, via the exons ATGATGGAAAGAGATTTGATCACACAAGATTCAAAGGAAAGGCCTAAGGAAGTAAGAAGATACTGCGAGTTTCATGCCAATGGAGGTCATGACATCCAAGAGTGCAGTAAGTTCAGGTCCATAGTGCAAAATCTAATGGACAATAAAGAGATTAAATTTTACGAAGAAATTGAAGGGTCAAAAGAAGGAGAGGTCTACGCCTCAAAAAAAAGAACAACAGAAGAGGCCCAAAGAGTCAATCACCCTGTGGTGATAATTTCGCGACCAAAGAACAATGAAGCAGGGGTACAAATGGTGCCAAGAGTCATAATTCAGAAACCAGTATCCTTCCCTTACAAGGATAGTAAAATGGTTCCCTGGAATTATGACTACAACGTGATGATCCCAGGTAGAGAGAGTTCGGCCAATGTTTCAAGAGAGAACCAAAATATAGGTTTCTATACACGTAGTGGAAGACGTTATGACCCTGCAAGTACAGAAACTAAAACTGTTAAGGAAAAAACCCCAATAGCCGAGCAAAGAAAGGAAAAAACGGTTAGGTTCGAATCACCAATCAACAAACCAGTAACTGAGAAAGAAGCTAGAGAATTCCTAAAATTCTTGAAGCACAGTGAGTACAGCGTGGTTGAACAGTTACATAAGCAACCGGCTCGCATCTCGGTATTAGCTTTGCTCTTGAGTTCGGAGACACATCGAAGTGCGTTAATGAAGGTGCTTAATGAAACTTACGTCACGAATGATATCTCTGTCAACAAACTGGACCGTCTCGTCAATAATATAAGCACcgataatttcatatttttcaatgatgatgaaataccaccggGAGGAATGGGATCAACAAAAGCGCTGCATATCACAACCCGCTGTAAAGGACATACACTACCGGGAGTGTTGATCGACAATGGGTCTGCATTAAATGTCCTACCCCTGTTTACGCTGAAGAGGTTGCCAGTAGATAGctcccatatgaagacatgccagaATATAGGGAGGGCATTTGATGCTACTGAAAGGAAG GCCGTGGATTCACTCGGCGAGGCGATCCGTCATCGCCGCATCGAGCTCAAATTTATAACAGAGGGGCGATTGGTGACTATAAACGTAGAAGAGGATATCATTGCGTCTGTTACTAGCGACGCACCTTATGTAGGGACAGATGATGAAGCAATAGAATGCTCTTTCCGATCATTAGAATTTGTGAATGCAACATTTATTGTCGAAAGGAACAAGGTCCCGGTGCCCAAAATCTCCAAAACTACCAAGATAGGTTTGCTATTGACAGTTGGGAAGGGAGCTGTGCCCAGAAAGGGGTTTGGAAGAAATCTACAAGGAAGGATAAAGGCACCTATGCTCACCGACAAACAAGACCGTTTTGGCTTAGGGTACAAGCCAGATGCAAGGCAGAGGAAGAAGGAAATAGAGAAGAAACAAGAAAGGAGGAGAGTGCGTTTGAATGGAGAAGAGGTCAAATAG